A stretch of Clostridia bacterium DNA encodes these proteins:
- a CDS encoding acyl carrier protein yields MRDFLDNLKTMVEELGSAPTIEEMPRRNLSDKWINGPTAAHVIEEVHSPLNLAYLTFTTGSSAFQNIVGITHAELEQRVKASHEALRRIGLQAGERVLFTYPPLVNVFSKVALEDYGIKVSFLRRSSRDAFLAALYEEQPKAVLGESSFLRAALEDARKMGIIEYLPHNCSLITAGTPLDLELIPVAEKTLQSQVFDLYGCQEFGWLYLNGVPLREDLSLVESPIEQKGYCEVVVGGLPMGDSFPVAESGHLCNPEGKVITYRRRRTHPEYEVYVRETTLAYPGTANRVARSILRLKSRVVKVAPDVQVSAPHTVLELRPAFGASKGKEPLLIQGPEKTIMFDDLVRAQLEYQQSSKTDPTWRKER; encoded by the coding sequence ATGAGGGACTTCTTAGATAACTTAAAAACAATGGTTGAAGAATTGGGTAGTGCACCAACAATCGAAGAAATGCCACGCCGTAATTTAAGTGACAAGTGGATTAATGGACCGACTGCAGCCCATGTTATCGAAGAAGTCCACTCACCCCTTAATTTGGCTTATTTAACCTTTACTACTGGTTCTTCGGCCTTTCAAAATATTGTGGGGATCACCCATGCTGAGCTTGAGCAAAGGGTTAAAGCCTCACACGAGGCTTTGCGGAGAATTGGTCTGCAAGCAGGGGAGCGGGTTCTCTTTACTTACCCACCTTTAGTTAATGTTTTTTCTAAAGTGGCTTTAGAGGATTATGGTATTAAAGTTAGTTTTTTACGTCGCTCTAGTCGCGATGCTTTTTTAGCCGCATTATATGAAGAACAGCCTAAAGCTGTTCTTGGGGAATCATCATTTTTACGTGCTGCATTGGAAGATGCACGTAAAATGGGAATCATTGAATATTTGCCCCATAACTGCAGTTTAATTACGGCTGGCACACCGTTAGATTTGGAATTAATTCCGGTTGCCGAAAAAACTTTACAATCACAGGTTTTTGACTTATATGGCTGTCAGGAATTTGGTTGGTTATATCTTAATGGGGTGCCTTTGCGGGAGGATCTCTCTTTGGTTGAATCTCCGATAGAGCAAAAAGGTTATTGTGAAGTAGTTGTCGGTGGTTTACCCATGGGAGATAGTTTTCCGGTGGCTGAGTCCGGTCATCTCTGCAATCCGGAGGGAAAAGTAATTACATATCGCCGCCGCCGTACCCATCCTGAATATGAAGTTTATGTTCGGGAAACTACACTAGCCTATCCGGGAACCGCTAATCGCGTAGCCCGTTCGATATTACGGTTAAAGAGTAGAGTGGTTAAAGTAGCTCCTGATGTACAAGTTTCGGCACCACATACTGTCTTGGAATTACGACCCGCTTTTGGGGCAAGTAAGGGTAAAGAACCTCTGTTAATCCAGGGGCCTGAAAAAACAATCATGTTTGATGATTTGGTTCGGGCTCAATTGGAATATCAGCAGTCTAGTAAAACTGATCCAACTTGGAGGAAAGAACGATAA
- the mdcC gene encoding malonate decarboxylase acyl carrier protein, with protein sequence MNFEFKVENPKSIAKDWSHLGVVGSGDMEVLMEKQDLDGAAKVKVVTPVVGFDKVWNMVLEKFVQESSLGDVYLEINDNNATPIVVSLRLRQALAEANKCEVGGVN encoded by the coding sequence ATGAATTTTGAATTTAAAGTGGAAAATCCTAAATCGATTGCCAAAGATTGGTCTCACTTAGGGGTTGTTGGTTCTGGGGACATGGAAGTTTTAATGGAGAAGCAGGATCTTGATGGTGCTGCCAAAGTTAAGGTCGTTACTCCTGTAGTTGGCTTTGACAAAGTCTGGAACATGGTTCTAGAAAAATTCGTTCAGGAAAGCAGTTTGGGTGATGTTTATTTAGAAATTAATGACAATAATGCAACCCCAATTGTTGTTTCCTTGCGACTGCGCCAAGCCTTGGCGGAAGCGAATAAATGCGAAGTAGGGGGTGTAAATTAA
- the mdcA gene encoding malonate decarboxylase subunit alpha: protein MGSDVKRVWNSLELDTEQRLKSVAHLVKEGKVVAAEDAVALLEGVIRPGDKVCIEGDNQKQADFLAECLCQVDPEKVYDLHMVQSVVSLSTHLDVFEKGVAKKLDYSFSGPQAGRLAEFVRDGKLQLGAIHTYLELFARYFGDLVPRVALVVGYQADKKGNLYTGFNTEETPMIAEAVAFKQGIVVAQVNEVVDELPRVDIPADWVDFVVEAPKPFYIEPLFTRDPGLITDVQVLMAMMALKGVYAEYGVQSLNHGIGFATAAIELLLPTYGEELDLKGKVCSYFALNPHPTLIPAIESGFVKSIHSFGGELGMEKYVQARSDVFFIGPDGTMRSNRANCQVAGLYAMDMFIGGTLQIDKYGNSSTATANRIAGFGGAPNMGCDAKGRRHSSGAWLKCGQEYTVQQGEIGPALTRGKKLVVQMVETFGEKMVPAFVEELDAFKLQENANLDIPPVMIYSDDLTHIITEEGIAYMNRCANLQEKMAAIRAVAGYTEIGLQENPNETKALREKGVVKTPQDLGIDVSKANRSMLAAKNVRDLVEWSGGLYNPPARFRNW, encoded by the coding sequence TGTATTGAGGGGGATAACCAAAAGCAGGCCGATTTTTTGGCCGAATGTCTGTGTCAAGTAGATCCGGAAAAAGTTTATGATCTGCATATGGTGCAATCAGTTGTTTCTTTATCTACTCATTTAGATGTTTTTGAAAAAGGAGTAGCCAAAAAGCTGGATTATTCATTTTCCGGGCCACAGGCAGGGCGATTAGCTGAATTTGTTCGTGATGGTAAATTACAATTAGGTGCCATTCATACTTATTTAGAACTGTTTGCCAGATATTTTGGCGACTTGGTACCACGGGTTGCTTTGGTTGTGGGCTATCAAGCTGACAAAAAAGGTAACTTGTATACTGGGTTTAATACAGAAGAAACACCCATGATTGCGGAAGCTGTTGCTTTTAAGCAAGGGATTGTTGTTGCACAAGTTAACGAAGTTGTGGATGAATTACCGCGTGTGGATATTCCTGCAGACTGGGTAGATTTTGTGGTGGAAGCACCTAAGCCTTTTTATATTGAGCCTTTATTTACCAGAGACCCCGGTTTGATTACCGATGTCCAAGTTTTAATGGCCATGATGGCTTTAAAAGGTGTTTATGCTGAATATGGTGTGCAGAGTTTGAACCACGGTATTGGTTTTGCCACAGCAGCTATTGAATTATTATTACCTACTTATGGGGAGGAATTAGATTTAAAAGGTAAGGTGTGCTCTTATTTTGCTTTGAACCCACATCCGACCTTAATCCCAGCAATTGAATCAGGTTTTGTTAAGTCTATCCATAGTTTTGGTGGCGAATTAGGCATGGAAAAATATGTACAAGCTAGATCTGATGTCTTCTTTATCGGTCCAGATGGTACAATGCGTTCCAACCGTGCTAATTGTCAAGTCGCCGGGTTATATGCTATGGATATGTTTATTGGTGGAACTTTACAGATTGATAAATATGGTAACAGTAGTACGGCTACTGCTAACAGAATTGCCGGATTTGGTGGAGCACCCAATATGGGTTGTGATGCTAAAGGACGCCGTCATTCCTCCGGTGCTTGGCTGAAGTGTGGTCAAGAATATACTGTACAGCAAGGAGAAATCGGACCAGCCTTAACTAGAGGTAAGAAATTAGTCGTACAAATGGTGGAAACCTTTGGTGAAAAAATGGTACCAGCCTTTGTTGAAGAATTAGATGCCTTTAAATTACAAGAAAATGCTAATTTGGATATACCGCCTGTAATGATTTACTCTGATGACTTAACTCATATCATTACAGAAGAAGGTATTGCTTATATGAACAGATGTGCTAACTTGCAAGAGAAGATGGCTGCCATTAGAGCGGTTGCCGGTTATACGGAAATTGGTCTCCAGGAAAATCCCAATGAGACAAAAGCCTTACGGGAAAAAGGTGTTGTTAAAACACCTCAGGATTTAGGAATTGATGTTTCCAAAGCAAACAGGTCCATGTTGGCTGCGAAAAATGTTAGAGACCTGGTTGAATGGTCAGGTGGCCTTTATAATCCACCCGCAAGATTTAGAAACTGGTAA
- a CDS encoding biotin-independent malonate decarboxylase subunit beta gives MSAWKSLQEMNFTDVNARERAIGIVDEGTFTEFAGPINKMPSPHLPILGEAIQFDDGMVAGVGLVGKRPVFVASQEGNFIGGSVGEVGGAKMVNTIRLALRAYEDVKERYPDSYEERLPAVVISFETGGVRLHEANAGLLAHAEVMDQIQNARGKIPIIAVIGSSVGCFGGMGFIAAATDIIVMSEEGRLGLTGPEVIEQEMGKDEFDASDRALVFRTTGGKHKYIMQDCNFLVANKVGAFRKQIQEIMEIPFDEIESYRRIGSLETVKEQLELVKLAAELQPKDSKDMWKYFGNEDPDTLNDLSYAEFLEQAKRREKLC, from the coding sequence ATGTCTGCTTGGAAAAGCTTACAAGAAATGAACTTTACGGATGTCAATGCACGAGAGCGAGCCATTGGAATCGTTGATGAAGGTACCTTTACGGAATTTGCCGGTCCGATTAATAAAATGCCCAGCCCGCATTTACCGATATTAGGTGAAGCCATTCAGTTTGACGACGGAATGGTAGCTGGTGTTGGCTTGGTAGGCAAAAGACCCGTATTTGTTGCCTCTCAGGAAGGTAACTTTATTGGGGGTTCTGTAGGTGAAGTCGGGGGAGCAAAAATGGTAAACACCATTCGTCTGGCTTTAAGAGCTTATGAAGATGTTAAAGAAAGATACCCTGATTCTTATGAGGAAAGACTGCCGGCAGTTGTCATTTCCTTTGAAACTGGGGGAGTTAGACTTCATGAAGCTAATGCCGGTTTATTGGCTCACGCCGAAGTAATGGACCAAATTCAAAATGCCAGAGGCAAAATTCCGATTATCGCGGTTATTGGTAGTAGTGTAGGTTGTTTTGGTGGAATGGGCTTTATTGCTGCTGCTACTGATATCATTGTCATGAGTGAGGAAGGCCGTTTAGGGCTAACCGGTCCGGAAGTTATCGAACAAGAAATGGGTAAAGATGAGTTTGATGCTAGTGACCGTGCCTTGGTTTTCCGGACTACAGGTGGTAAGCATAAATACATTATGCAGGACTGTAACTTCTTGGTAGCTAATAAGGTAGGGGCTTTCCGGAAGCAAATCCAGGAAATTATGGAAATACCTTTTGACGAAATTGAAAGCTATCGCCGTATTGGTTCCTTGGAAACCGTAAAAGAGCAGTTGGAATTAGTAAAATTAGCTGCTGAATTACAGCCTAAGGATTCCAAAGATATGTGGAAGTATTTTGGTAATGAAGATCCAGATACATTAAATGATCTTTCTTATGCTGAGTTTTTGGAGCAAGCAAAGCGCCGCGAAAAACTCTGTTAG
- a CDS encoding biotin/lipoyl-binding protein, protein MEIKARVPGKIDEIKVKVGDEVKKGDVVLIMEAMKMKQPFAAPEDAVVKEIKVSVGERVSQGDVMVVLE, encoded by the coding sequence ATGGAAATTAAAGCACGTGTACCCGGAAAAATTGATGAAATTAAGGTTAAGGTTGGTGATGAAGTTAAAAAAGGTGATGTAGTTTTAATCATGGAAGCCATGAAAATGAAACAGCCTTTTGCAGCACCAGAAGATGCAGTTGTTAAAGAAATTAAGGTTTCTGTTGGCGAAAGAGTTAGCCAAGGGGACGTAATGGTCGTTCTCGAATAA
- the mdcE gene encoding biotin-independent malonate decarboxylase subunit gamma produces MIFDEGSVQENVIEQYEFDTEIGPGSVVGTAEIDGEVATFIASDAQAVNPRFPVVYFGVIGMEEAYKMALAVYYTLDVDKDKPLGEKRPIVLIVDTPGNGPGKVEEIIGMNKSTGAYQLALAEARKAGHPIVAMVIGRAISGAFLCHGLQADHILSLAKDFGTMIHVMPLTSISRITKLDLERLEELSQTNPTFAAGVNFFYRLGGVEEVVESLDDLKPTIKKHIDEVRELKAAGDFEKLGPWGRGWLGDERGGRVVRKKIINLMDKEYEALADKYLTV; encoded by the coding sequence ATGATTTTTGATGAAGGTTCTGTACAGGAAAATGTAATTGAGCAGTATGAATTTGATACAGAAATTGGCCCTGGTTCTGTAGTCGGTACCGCTGAAATAGATGGGGAAGTAGCTACTTTTATTGCTAGTGACGCCCAAGCTGTAAACCCACGTTTCCCAGTTGTCTATTTTGGGGTTATCGGTATGGAAGAAGCCTATAAAATGGCTTTGGCTGTGTACTATACTTTGGATGTGGATAAAGACAAGCCTCTAGGTGAAAAAAGGCCTATTGTCCTGATCGTAGACACACCGGGTAATGGTCCGGGGAAGGTAGAAGAAATTATCGGTATGAACAAATCTACAGGTGCTTATCAGTTGGCTTTGGCTGAAGCCCGTAAAGCTGGTCATCCGATTGTAGCTATGGTTATTGGTCGGGCGATAAGTGGTGCTTTCCTGTGTCATGGTCTACAAGCAGACCATATCCTCTCCTTGGCTAAAGATTTCGGGACTATGATTCACGTCATGCCTTTAACGAGTATTTCCCGGATCACCAAGTTGGATCTAGAGCGTTTAGAGGAATTATCACAAACTAATCCCACTTTTGCCGCTGGTGTTAACTTCTTCTATAGATTAGGTGGTGTGGAAGAAGTTGTGGAATCTCTTGATGATCTCAAACCAACCATCAAGAAACACATTGATGAAGTTAGGGAATTAAAAGCAGCTGGGGACTTTGAAAAACTAGGTCCTTGGGGACGCGGCTGGCTCGGTGATGAGCGGGGCGGACGTGTCGTACGTAAGAAAATTATTAACCTTATGGATAAAGAATACGAAGCACTTGCTGACAAATATTTAACTGTTTAA
- the mdcG gene encoding malonate decarboxylase holo-[acyl-carrier-protein] synthase produces the protein MKLCRHYLVEITNQGRLDAYQNLGSDYASARSKLIEALIMNERIPGILRRAEEGYRKQGTVAVGFSSPQRYGKGQSRLRVPAFVPREEITKITSSYQVLMLPISGRTPCLNALQEAKELAAELNIELGAWGSAGLEVYTGLPYTDHNSDLDLLVRGQNLQAIEQFYFSLKQLGEKYNCRLDPELDLPNGYGVKLSEFFMHTTELLGKSMKGVGLIPKQVIVDMFKN, from the coding sequence ATGAAGCTGTGCCGGCATTATTTGGTAGAAATTACGAATCAAGGACGTTTAGATGCCTATCAGAACTTGGGAAGTGATTATGCTTCGGCAAGGAGTAAGCTTATTGAAGCCTTAATTATGAATGAGCGTATTCCCGGGATACTGAGAAGAGCGGAAGAAGGTTATCGAAAACAGGGGACAGTGGCTGTAGGATTTTCTTCACCACAGCGCTATGGAAAGGGGCAGAGTAGGTTAAGAGTACCGGCCTTTGTTCCTCGTGAGGAAATTACTAAAATTACTTCTTCTTATCAGGTGTTAATGCTGCCCATTTCCGGTAGGACTCCTTGTCTAAATGCACTACAGGAAGCCAAGGAATTAGCCGCTGAATTAAATATAGAATTAGGGGCTTGGGGTTCCGCCGGATTGGAAGTATATACAGGTTTGCCCTATACAGATCACAATTCAGACTTAGATTTATTGGTCAGGGGGCAAAATCTACAAGCTATTGAACAATTTTACTTTTCCTTAAAGCAGTTGGGTGAGAAATATAATTGTCGGCTTGATCCAGAATTGGATCTCCCCAATGGGTATGGTGTAAAGCTCTCTGAGTTCTTTATGCATACTACGGAACTTTTAGGGAAAAGTATGAAAGGGGTTGGTTTAATTCCTAAGCAAGTTATAGTGGACATGTTTAAAAATTGA